ACCGGAGGTTGCGTTGGAGCAGACTCCGGTGACGCACCTGCAGCTCGGTCTGAAAGTGCTGGTTGCGGAAGACAACCCGGTCAACCAGGTGCTGATGAAGGAGCAACTGGAGCGCATCGGCTGTGCGGTAGATGTTGTGCCCGATGGTGTCCAGGCGTTGCGGCAGTTGGAACTCAAGACCTACGACGTATTGTTGACGGATGTGAACATGCCGCTCATGGACGGCTATGAACTTGCCGATACGTTGCGCCAGCGCGATGTGGATATGCCGATTATCGGCGTCACCGCCAATGCGCTGCGTGAAGAGGGCGAGCATTGCATCCGCGTGGGCATGAACAACTGGTTGTCCAAACCGATGAATATCCAGGGGCTTTATCTGTGTTTGCGCAGTGTGCTTGATCCTACGGTATACCGAGTCTGCGAGATCGCGGCACAGGCAAGCGATGCGGGCGGGATAAACGTGCCTGAACGCATGCTCGAACTGTTCATTGAAACTATCACGCGAGATTTAAGTGAGCTTAAAGCGCTGGATCCTGATCAGGGCAGTCATCAGGCTGTCCAGTTATTGCATCGGATTCGAGGTGCATTGGCTGTCGGCAAAGCTAAAACACTGATTCTGGTGTGCCGTGAGTTGGAGGCATTAGTTGCGCGGAATGGGTTGGCCCGCACCCATGAAGATGTCGAGGTGTTCGTCGGGCGAGTCGAAGTAGCAATTCTGGTTTATAAGCGCGCCACTGCCATAACGGATAAAATGGAGGATCAGTCATGACGGTCGTCTACCTGGCTCAGTGATAGCTGAGTGTGAAATTGGCCCGGCCGATGGCTGTCCCAGTAGTGGCTTTTGGCTTGGTTTGTATATAGCTGGCACGAAGTAGAATTCTAAATACAGACGCCCCAGTTTGTATGTCGCCAGCTTTCCACTGGTGATAGTTCCTATCGCGGTGGAGTCGGGGCCATACTTGACTATACCTCCATCTTTGCTTATCTGAATGCCGGGCCCTGATGCACTTGATTCATGGGGCAATGATAATATGTCAGAAATATTATTGAGGTTTGAGGTATCTGTGAGCGTGACGTACGAGGCAATACTGATTCCTGGATCCCCTCCTGAGCAAGACAGATTAATGGAAAACACTACTGGGCTGGAGCGTCCGCCTACTCCATTGAAAGCAGTTGTAGAGATTTACTTAGAGGTACCGTTGATACGGGGCAGATAGCGAGCACTTCGGTGCAGCTGCTACTGAACTGGTACCAACAACAGATACTGCCCATTTTTTGTCGCAAGGACAGTAGTACACGACTTCGACATTTGATGTGATCGATAACGTCCCTTGCTTGATTGGGCCCGTTTTTATAAGTTTCACCCAAATGGTTTGAGTATCTGTAAATCCCTTAATGTCACGGGCGGGTTCGATAATATTTCCTCCTCTTATTGGCTCGGTATAACCAGATGGAATTGATGGGCCCTTCCATGTGCCCCGCCACTTAATGCCAATGCCAGGAATATTGGTTTAATAAACGTCTTGTCCGTAAGAGGATAGAACGCTGCTGTTCATCGTTGCATAAATCTCAGAACGGCTCCAGCTGGATTGGTTCAATGTGGCAGAAGTGGTGACGGGTATCGATTTCCATAGGGTTTGCCCTGTCGGGATATTGCCTGACACAATGAGTGTTTTGGGTAGTTTAATGATAGACGTTGAGGGGGTATAAAATCCGTCTGCTAAAACTATATTGGATAGCAAAATTAATAATAAAAAACATATTTTTTAATTATGAGTCAATCCCGACAAGAGTTCGGTAAGTATCCTACGGTTTAAAGCCTAGCTTTGTCGGAGGATTCGGTTCTAGGTGTAGGGTTTCCGAGATGCCTTATAGGATGAATAATGGAGTTTGCAGGTGCGTACGCTCCGTTCGCTAGTATTTCGGTTGACAGTATTAATGACATTAAAAATAGAATGACACGCGTCATACGGCTCGGTGTAGGATAAATCGAATAGAAAAATGGCTTTGTCTCCGGGGGGGGGGGCGACTGCTGGTTGAATAGGTGGTTGAGTATGTTAGGGTTATGGCTGTTTTTAAAGTTCCCAAATAGGAGTTAGTGTTTTGAGGAGTTTGAGTTTTCAGTCGTGCCATCAACAAGATAAAGTTTTGCAAAAGCGAATCGCCTATGCAGCGCTTGTGGTGTTAGCCGCAGTTTGCAGTGCGGAATGCAGTGCTGTGACATGCGAGGGAACGGGGGACTCTACACATATGGCTATTATTAACCCTGCTCCAATTCCTAGTATCATGCCAAAAAACAATTTTGTTTGGAGGTCGGTGAGCCCGACAACCATCAGCCTGGAATGTTGGGCAGACAACCGCAACGAGGCTGAGTATATATACATTTATTTGAATCCCAAGGCGGTCGATCTGGGGGCGGAGATTGGCTTGGGCATCGAGTTTATGGGGCAATCTTACACGTATCCAGAAACCAAGAAAATCCAAACACCCATAATGGTGCCTAGGTGCATAAGTAGTTCGGGATGTCGTCAAGGTAATCCTACGGTCCTGAGTTATTCGGTATTTCTATATAAAAAAACGCCATCAGCAGCGCTGAAAACAGGAAACCTATCCACGACAAATAATATGGTTGCATTTCAATTTGACGGTGCTGGTGGCGTGGGCGCCCCTAAGACAGTGGCGCCAACACTGAGTGGAATTGGCGGGCTAAAATACGAGCCTTGTGAGTCAAGGCTATCAATCAGTCCTAAGGATATTGACTTCGGAAAAGCGTATCTTAATAACTCAAAGCAGGGAGAAGTAGTTAAAAGCGTTGCATTCACGATTACTGAAAATCGCGCGTGCAGCTCTGCTTATGGTGTGGATTTGTCGATAAATGCTATTTCGGGCATCGTGCAGGATTTGAATGTGTTGGTGCCAATTAACAATAAGTCGGTTGGGATAGGTATTTTTGACGTTTCGGCGAATAAGCTAATAAATTATGGTCAGCGGTTTGTCTTTTCACCAAAAGAAACTGCTTTGTCAAGCTCTAAGGCTTATGAGGCTCGGTTGAAATGGATCTCGCCTGCAGCAGCGCTCGGGAAGTTTTCTGCTGGTATAGTGGTTAATATTATCTATAATTAGCTTTACGGCATTTCATGTTAAAAGTCTGTAGGTGACCCATTCTGAATGCTTGTTTATCGGTTTTTTCCCTAACGCAAATAATTACCGGATGAGTGCTGCCAACCAGGATGGATGGCAGCAGATTCTCTCAGTTCGATACGCTTGATTGAGGTGCACGCCATCCCCCACCCAACGCTTTATAAAGCTGCACCACATTGAGATACGACGCGGTCTCTGCCTGCGTCAGCGCGTCCTGAGCGTTCAGTTGCGTACGCTGCGCGTCCAGCTCTACCAGATACGCCGCACTACCTGCTTCATAACGCGCATGTGCCAGTCGAGCCGCACGCTCACTTTGCGCTGCTGCTTCAGCCAGGCTACGTACCCGTTGCTGCGACAAGCTATAGGTCGTCAGCGCGCCCTCGGTTTCCTCAATCGCATTCAACACCACTTGCTCATAACGCGCCCGGCTGCCCACCTCACGCGCCTGCGCCTCTCGCTGCCTGGCCTTGACGCTGGCCAGGTGCAGCGCCGGCCAACTGACCGAGGGCATCACGCTGAACGCGCGGCTGCCGCTGTCGCCCAAATCCCCACCGCGCAAGGCCACAAAGCCGAGAAAGCCGCCCAGGTCGATCCGTGGGTAAAGCTCGGCCGTCATCGCGCCAATGTCCGCATTCGACGCCGCCAAAGCGCGTTCGGCGCTGGCGACATCGGGACGCTGTCGCAGCAAGTCGCTGACCTGGCCAATCGGCAGGCGTGTGACCAGTGCCGGCAAGGGTTTCAGGTCGGTCAGCGTTTGCAGGTCACTGGGCCTTGAACCTGTCAATACAGCGAGTCGATAACGGCTGAGCGCTTGACGGGTTTCCAGACTCGGCAATGTGGCTTGTACCCGTGCGCGCTCGGCCAGGGCGCTGGCCAGTTCGTCGGCGGTGCCGCGCCCGGCATCCACGCGGCCCTGGACCAGCACCACGGTTTTTTCCTGATTACTCAGGTTGGCCTGGGCCACCGCTAACTGCCGTTGCGCGCCGCGCAGTTCGAAGTAGTGACGCGCCACGTCGGCGGTCACTACGATGCGGGTTTGCGCCAGGTCTGCCGCGACGGCCTCGGCGCGTGCCGAAGACGCTTGCGACAGGCGCTGCAACCTGCCGAACAGGTCCAGCTCCCACTGCGCATCCAGGCCGGCCTGATAGGTCTTGGCCAGGTTGCGCTCACCGCTCGGGCCGGGGTTGGCCTGGGACAGGCTACGGGAATAAGCCCCGCTGGCGGTCACCGTTGGCAGTTGGTCCAACTGACGCTGATCCAGCACCGCACGTGCCTCCAGCAACCGGGCCTGGGCGATGCGCAGGTCATGGTTACGCGCCAGCGCTTGATCGATCAGCGCATCCAGTTGTGGGTCCTGGAATTGTCGCCACCAATCCTGTTGCACGCGGGTGCTGCTATACAGCGCGGTATCGGGGCTTTGAGTCAGCTCTACTGCGGGCTCGTTACTGGCCCGGTAGTCCGGGCCAACGGTACAGCCCGTCATCCAGGCCGAGCAGATCAGCAGCGCGAGCGGGCGAATCACGAAGGTATTAAAGGGGTGCATATGTGTCTCCTTACACCGTATGGGCCGTGGCGGCGGCGTCGGCTGCATCGGCAGCGGCCAGCTCACGGGCGCGGGGTGTGGTGGCCGCCATACGATGGTCGACGGCAATGAACGAATACATGGTCGGCAAAACCAGCAAAGTGAACAGCGTACCCACCAACATGCCCACCACGATCACCAGGCCCAGGTCATAACGGCTATGGGCACCGGCACCGGAGGCGAACAGCAGGGGAATCAAGCCCGCCACCATCGCCGCCGTGGTCATCAGGATCGGCCGCAAGCGCATCTTTGCCGAGTGCAGAATCGCTTCACGCCGGTCCAGGCCCTGCTTGACCTGCATCTCATTGGCGAACTCCACCATCAGGATGCCGTGCTTGCTGATCAGGCCGATCAGGGTCACCAGGCCGATCTGCGTGTAGATATTGATGGTCGCCATGCCCAGGGCCAGC
This genomic stretch from Pseudomonas synxantha BG33R harbors:
- a CDS encoding fimbrial protein, which produces MAIINPAPIPSIMPKNNFVWRSVSPTTISLECWADNRNEAEYIYIYLNPKAVDLGAEIGLGIEFMGQSYTYPETKKIQTPIMVPRCISSSGCRQGNPTVLSYSVFLYKKTPSAALKTGNLSTTNNMVAFQFDGAGGVGAPKTVAPTLSGIGGLKYEPCESRLSISPKDIDFGKAYLNNSKQGEVVKSVAFTITENRACSSAYGVDLSINAISGIVQDLNVLVPINNKSVGIGIFDVSANKLINYGQRFVFSPKETALSSSKAYEARLKWISPAAALGKFSAGIVVNIIYN
- a CDS encoding efflux transporter outer membrane subunit, producing the protein MHPFNTFVIRPLALLICSAWMTGCTVGPDYRASNEPAVELTQSPDTALYSSTRVQQDWWRQFQDPQLDALIDQALARNHDLRIAQARLLEARAVLDQRQLDQLPTVTASGAYSRSLSQANPGPSGERNLAKTYQAGLDAQWELDLFGRLQRLSQASSARAEAVAADLAQTRIVVTADVARHYFELRGAQRQLAVAQANLSNQEKTVVLVQGRVDAGRGTADELASALAERARVQATLPSLETRQALSRYRLAVLTGSRPSDLQTLTDLKPLPALVTRLPIGQVSDLLRQRPDVASAERALAASNADIGAMTAELYPRIDLGGFLGFVALRGGDLGDSGSRAFSVMPSVSWPALHLASVKARQREAQAREVGSRARYEQVVLNAIEETEGALTTYSLSQQRVRSLAEAAAQSERAARLAHARYEAGSAAYLVELDAQRTQLNAQDALTQAETASYLNVVQLYKALGGGWRAPQSSVSN